In one Streptomyces sp. NBC_01241 genomic region, the following are encoded:
- the lipB gene encoding lipoyl(octanoyl) transferase LipB, giving the protein MTELRFVRLGFGEEAVDYQEAWQKQREVHAARFEDAVPDTCLLLEHPPVYTAGRRTTDSERPLDGTPVIDVDRGGKITWHGPGQLVGYPIQKLPRPVDVVAHVRRLEDALIRTAAEFGLETSRVEGRSGVWVLGDPVEERPAIGGLSLDFDPRLQDEEFDPRLNGPEYAPSNAGQRREDRKLAAIGIRVAKGVTMHGFSFNVNPDNTWFDRIVPCGIRDAGVTSLAYELGRDITVEDVLPIVEKHLKDVLENAELAPRTIERPTDAVATA; this is encoded by the coding sequence GTGACCGAGCTTCGGTTCGTCCGGCTGGGATTCGGCGAGGAAGCCGTCGACTACCAGGAGGCCTGGCAGAAGCAGCGCGAGGTGCACGCGGCCAGATTCGAGGACGCCGTCCCGGACACCTGTCTGCTGCTGGAACACCCGCCCGTCTACACGGCAGGGCGGCGCACGACCGACAGTGAGCGCCCGCTGGACGGCACCCCGGTCATCGATGTGGACCGCGGCGGCAAGATCACCTGGCACGGCCCCGGACAGCTGGTCGGCTACCCGATCCAGAAGCTGCCCCGGCCGGTGGATGTCGTCGCACACGTCCGTCGGCTGGAGGACGCGCTGATCCGTACCGCCGCCGAGTTCGGCCTGGAGACCTCCCGGGTCGAGGGCCGCAGCGGGGTCTGGGTGCTCGGCGACCCGGTCGAGGAGCGCCCGGCGATCGGCGGCCTCTCCCTCGACTTCGACCCGCGGCTGCAGGACGAGGAGTTCGACCCGCGGCTGAACGGCCCCGAGTACGCCCCGTCCAACGCCGGCCAGCGCCGCGAGGACCGCAAGCTGGCCGCGATCGGCATCCGGGTGGCCAAGGGCGTGACCATGCACGGCTTCTCGTTCAACGTGAACCCGGACAACACCTGGTTCGACCGCATCGTGCCGTGCGGCATCCGGGACGCGGGCGTCACGTCACTCGCGTACGAACTGGGCCGCGACATCACCGTCGAGGACGTGCTCCCGATCGTGGAGAAGCACCTGAAGGACGTCCTGGAGAACGCGGAGCTCGCCCCGCGCACCATCGAACGTCCGACGGATGCCGTGGCCACGGCATGA